atcaataaaaatttcagaGCGGGGACCTCTTCctcaaaaaaaaagaatataataccTGTTGACAGTCCGCTTGCCATGCATATTTGCCAATGGGGTTCAAATACAGGAAAAGCTGCAAGCCAGCCTGCTGTGGACTTCTGTTTGGACCCAACATTACCCCAGCCATAAATAGGGCGGGTACTGTACTCCCAACGAGCAGTCTTCACAGTATCCACGTAATTTGATCTGTCATTGAAAAGCCAAGCCACACCAAACAATAACTAACCAGTACTGCTCCAtacacaaaataattatattaaaataatcttacaaattgatgtgattttatctaatctattagatcaattttacaataaaaataattttataatatcatgAACTATATCAAGCCATGCCAATTTGTAAgaatacttttatataatccatttgtggttaaagtatttctcataacTAATTAAAcggtttttgagtttttttcccCCTCCCCTTCATTGTTTACATATTTGATGTGTAATATATTACATCCCAACACATAATGTTGTCCCAAAATCTACaaacatttaataaaagaaatgtagGGCTAAAGAAAACTTCTATTCACTTGCAGGCCAAAAAAGGAAGTCTACTATACCATACAAATTTCAGATAGAAATATCCTTACGCAGCCTATATTAATTACCTGAAGAATTAGAATATGTGACGCAATAAGTTGTTACCTGCCATCATCACAAATGAAGCCTTGATTCCAAAGTGGGCTAACTTGGAAACCTTCCAACACTCTTTTATCAAATTCCTGTGCGACAACATGACATAAGCaaggaaagaacaaaaattGTCTTTTGCTAGACTTTAACATAATCAGGACATgattataataacatatatgcATTCACTGCCGGTCCACTTGTGATCATAAAAGGGTAATGATATCCTTACACCTCATTTACTGTTATTTTACTATctaattacttttttctctctttttgctatttgaatctggattaaaaatctcataacatgaatttttgcataatctagaagaaaataaattcaaacaaccaacgtaatcatgtaatttaattaaaaataaattcaatgttataaaaattgactcaaaaagtaaaaaaatgtcaatttttataaaattgaatttatttttaattaaattacatgattacgttggttgattgaaattttttttttctaaattatgcaagaagatcattttttcagatttttaattcAGATTCAAaatgcaaaaggaaaaaaaattattggataataaaatagtagtaaaaaaaatacgAGGGTATCATtatcctcataaaaaaaaaccacaactACTAGGATAGGGGACGATGGCCACCAAAAGgaaatattgaattaaaaagtaaaGGACTTCTAAGACAAATAATTTCAACataaatacacaaaaattaaaaccaaagtTGGTGGATCAACCTGAGGAGGGACCTCCTTGTTTGGAGGCTTCAATTCTTTTTCGGCAACGAAAGTATTCCCCAATACTAATTCATGTCTacctataaattaaaaaagtgttagTCAAGACGGACTAAGATCATTCAAGAAAGATTATcacattatttatttgttagtcaaaataataataaaatatcattaatttaatattttttatctaatttatttttctcatattttacaattcaaaTCCATTGAAAATTGTATAAACTCaaacacctatatatatataataataataataataatcagtAGTGCAACTGCTATGTAGcaacaaaatgagaaagaaattaatataaattatttaatggaGGGTGAACACTAACCATACAAATATAGAGTTACTGTAGCTAGCAAGCAATATATTTGGCTTTGCATTTTTCAATGTAGACCATTTTAAAGGATTGTTAGCCAAAGTTTGATTTGCATTTACATGCAGCGAATCCAATGAAAATGCTCTAACAATTAATCTTGCAGCTATCAAGTCAACAAGTATAACATAATTGCTTGTGTGAAAAACAAGAAACCAAAGGAAGGTTGACAAAAGGATTCACAAACTGCTGCAACGGCCTAGGTGCTGTGATTTTCTTTCTAAGTATAAGGCAATTGGTTCGATGGCATAAAGAAAATCTTACTTCCCCAAAAGTACTGAGATTCTTGAGAGTATTGGCAAATATACTTGTCATCAGCGCCGAGAATTTGAGCCCCAACTCCGGTAAATCTAGGTCCATGTTGTGCCTCTTCAAATGGTGTTAATTTCTTACGGAAGACAGGGTTCTCCACAGTATACATAAAGCAGAAGCTCTGTCTCCGTTCCGGGATTGAGACCTTGAAGTACCAACCCTCAAAAAATTTCCTTGTACTTCCGTCGAAATGGTACCTACTTCAAACGGTTGGCAAGTTATTTACTTCTGTCCAATGAAatttgcatgattttttttttttttactagctGTTCAGATGATTTCTTAACGTGGCaagttatttattaaaaaatataataaaaaaaaatacaaacacaatgGTAACAAAAAGAACCTAGAATTTCAATCCTTTCCCTAAACTTGCCAACGGCTAGAGCATTCTCAaggtaagtattatattaaaaatgtaaattatttggAGAATGGCTCAATAAAGGAGCTCTGTCGGATTATGTAAAAGGAAATCTAAATTACAATTTGCAACAATAACCTGTTATATATAACGGGTACtgttattgtaaatatttttttattatttatattttatttactttttcattttcttttattttgatttttgctatataagcaaattctttttattgtccatcatttaaaaaattaaagcacatttttttctaaaaaatatcttaaaaatattttttattcaattttttcgtattttgattttacttttattttttatttttagcttatatatttttattctgtGTATAAAACTgaattatattgtatataaaaatatattgtaaatataaaaaatatatatggcttttgcaaatttattggtagaaatagaatattttaaaataataataataaattatttaaatatgaaaaaaatagataaattaatatatgatatattgtaaaaattaccatataaaaaaaaattaataatatattttaaataataagataaaagaacTATCGTGAATACTCTAAACAAGGCTATTGCATTTACATAGCCCAAGTGCTGATTGAAAAGTTTTTGTAGTTATCGTTTCCACGTAACACATTTAGagtatgtttagatgttgaaatgaattgagttgaattgtaatgataaaatattattaaaatattattttttaatattattattatttaaattttaaaaaaattgaattgtttattatattttattttagaatttgaaaaagttgtaatgatgagttgagatgaattaaggtgagtttgataaccaaacgtatctttatttatatttatttttaatttttttcattctaaattcttttactaatataataagagaaaaaattaccCGCTGTGAGGGGTTCGAAGCTCCCTATTCGGAGGCGTCGGCACGTAGAGTGGACTGACAGAGCCCGAACTATCTTCGTCTATCTGTCTTTCAACAGTAGAAGAAGACCCATGGGATTGACCTTTCGACATTGAATTGGAGGCGAACACGCATGGACTCGTCCGGAACCCAAGCTCCCTTAACCTCCCGAGTTTTGAAGACCGAGCTAGTTTAACACTGGAATTAAGGTTTACAAATGGAATCCCTAACTTTGAATTGAAACGGTGAGGTTTGTAGACGAAACACACCTTTGCTTCCATTGCAAATGACCTCCTCGAGTTTGATAATCCGAAAAGGGTTTAAAGAAGTTAAATTGCTCAGACACTATGCGAGCATGTCGTTTTATATACTGAGAGAGTCGTGCTCTACCTCACTTAACTTCCAGCGGACCTCACTCAACTACCAGCGGTCCAGCATTCAAGGCACAATGCGACAGGAGTGGGCTCCGTACCACGGTTGAAGGCGATGACGCGCAAATCAGGAACCATTCGAAAtaaggaatttttttaaaaaagtcaaaaactGTAGTATGTAACTAATAGGGCTAAAAACCAAACCGACAGTTTTTTAGATCTTTCATGCCGACCAAAACTGGCCGATAGTTAGGGAGAGAACCGGCCAGAATCCTGATCGGTTCAACGGTCGGCGGTGATTAATCTATTCTTAAACTCACatcatgaattttaaaataaatcaactcaaaattcataaaaaaactaaaaaatgcataacaaaatcacaaattaaaaaaaaaaaaaaaaaaaagtgaacctTGAGTCGCAGAGACGTTGGAGACAACAGAGAGATGAGAGAAGGTCGGAGAGGCGTGGGTTTAACAAACGGAGGGTAGCGACGATGTGGGGGTCTGCGGGACTAGGGGCGGCGGCTTCATTTTTGTAAAGGGGAAGTGAGACATAGAAACTGAGAATCAGGAGGGAGCTTAAACTTGGGAGGGAAGTGGAAagacatgaagaagaggaagaagaagaagacgagagAGGGGGCGGTTATTTGGAAACGCCGTCATTTGGATTAAGAGGAGTGgtacttacagttttacttgtatttttatttataatattcgttttattaatttttttaaaatttaaaatttaataatttttaatgtatcaataattaatacgtagaaaaataagatttttataaatttttcttaaatatatttaatatttttcttgaattaaagCTAAAAGGGAtcgtttcattattttttttaataaacttaatGACCAAAACGAcgttattttattcaattaagtGAAATGATATCGTTTcatctatatttaaaaaaatacatatatatatatatatatgttatcgcAGTTCGACAGTTTGACATTGGTTCAAATCGAGACTGAATCAGCCAACGTCGAATTTAGCAAATTCCTATCGCTGGCCAATCTATTTTGACTGGTT
This genomic interval from Juglans microcarpa x Juglans regia isolate MS1-56 chromosome 4D, Jm3101_v1.0, whole genome shotgun sequence contains the following:
- the LOC121261161 gene encoding tocopherol cyclase, chloroplastic-like isoform X1, whose protein sequence is MEAKVCFVYKPHRFNSKLGIPFVNLNSSVKLARSSKLGRLRELGFRTSPCVFASNSMSKGQSHGSSSTVERQIDEDSSGSVSPLYVPTPPNRELRTPHSGRYHFDGSTRKFFEGWYFKVSIPERRQSFCFMYTVENPVFRKKLTPFEEAQHGPRFTGVGAQILGADDKYICQYSQESQYFWGSRHELVLGNTFVAEKELKPPNKEVPPQEFDKRVLEGFQVSPLWNQGFICDDGRSNYVDTVKTARWEYSTRPIYGWGNVGSKQKSTAGWLAAFPVFEPHWQICMASGLSTGSIEWDGERFEFQNAPSYSEKNWGGAFPRKWFWVQCNGFQGASGEVALTAAGGLRQLPGLTENFENAALIGVHYDGIFYEFVPWNGVVNWKVDPWGYWYMSAENQTHKVTLEATTKDPGTALRAPTSEAGFAPACKDSCSGVLRLQMWERTCDGSKGKIILDVTSNTAAVEVGGGPWFNTSKGETSTPELLRRALGVSLDVEGIFNYVPIFKPPGL
- the LOC121261161 gene encoding tocopherol cyclase, chloroplastic-like isoform X2, which produces MEAKVCFVYKPHRFNSKLGIPFVNLNSSVKLARSSKLGRLRELGFRTSPCVFASNSMSKGQSHGSSSTVERQIDEDSSGSVSPLYVPTPPNRELRTPHSGYHFDGSTRKFFEGWYFKVSIPERRQSFCFMYTVENPVFRKKLTPFEEAQHGPRFTGVGAQILGADDKYICQYSQESQYFWGSRHELVLGNTFVAEKELKPPNKEVPPQEFDKRVLEGFQVSPLWNQGFICDDGRSNYVDTVKTARWEYSTRPIYGWGNVGSKQKSTAGWLAAFPVFEPHWQICMASGLSTGSIEWDGERFEFQNAPSYSEKNWGGAFPRKWFWVQCNGFQGASGEVALTAAGGLRQLPGLTENFENAALIGVHYDGIFYEFVPWNGVVNWKVDPWGYWYMSAENQTHKVTLEATTKDPGTALRAPTSEAGFAPACKDSCSGVLRLQMWERTCDGSKGKIILDVTSNTAAVEVGGGPWFNTSKGETSTPELLRRALGVSLDVEGIFNYVPIFKPPGL